GCTGTGAGATGGCAAGATGGGCTAGAAAGTGTGAGTCTCACGGGTAACACCCAGATGGGCTACAGAAGAGAACATAAACATGACCAGGTACAAAAACACCATGAGGAGGAGCAGACCTGGAGAAGTTTATGGTGGGGTAGTGGAAGTACTCTGAGTTGTGGTGGGAGGCATTGCGGTGGGGGAAGGTGCAGTAGAAGGCGTTGGCCAGCAGGCAGGCGATCTGGAGCTGGGACATCGTGATGGCGTGTTGCTGGCCGCGTCTCAGCAAGGGAATGGGCTGCCAAAGAATGATGAGGGACAAAGGTATGTTAGGCTGTCATCAGCCCCACAAAACCAGAAGAGGTGGTGATGTGGGTTAAGTACATCTTACCTTCGGGCACAGGTCCGGCAACTTGAGGGCCAGTACAGACATTTTGTGCAGAATGTAAGGCACGTCCACTTGCGCCTCAGTGGATAGTGACTGAAATGTATAGGTTAACACTTTAATGTTgaattgcattattttttataaacagATTGGTGTCAGGGGCTGCTAGGTTTATTTTAAGCATGTATTGCAGGCTAAAAATGTTCATTTGCAGCTCCTCCTTGGACAATTCGACACCTCCATCATAGTCAGCATCCTGACATGCTCTATCGCAGTCTGGTATGGTGGAATGGATTCCCTAACTAAGAAAAGACcccagccaatcatcaccaaagcCTGAAAGAACTGTGGTCCTGCACTGCCATCAACTGAACAACTATACACTCAACCTGCCAAAAGGATTACAGGGGACCTGTCACATCTTGTGCATGATCTACTTCAACTGCTTCCCTCAGGTAGGTGACTCAGATCACTAACCACCAAAACAACACAATTCAAACCAGCTTCTTCCCCAGTTCCAATCAGACTCCTCAACAACTCCCCCTACTTTTAATCAACAACAATGCAATACTTGCACCATTTCAATATTTACTTTCTCATCAGCACAGATCATTTACTTGCACATTGTAATTGCATATTGCATCACGCActgtatgtatgaatgtataTTGTCTGTATTGTACTTGCGTTTACTTCCAGTATTTGACTAAACTTGCACCAACCTCTGTACTTATCACTCACCATCTCTGCTTGTTATCTTGTATTTATGCTCTGTCCACATTACACCTAATTGTCAACTGTGACATGGTGTCTCAAACTGTTGGTAACCTTGGTCGTGAGGCAATAAAGAATCTGATTCTGAAATATGCTCTTGAACTGCTATAGTGATGATAGCTGGCAAGGACCATGATTTATTTAATGATGTTATATAATTGTCTCAAAGTCAATTAGTCATTTATTACTAAATGAACACAACACGACTTGAATCACTGACCTGACAGAAAGAATGCAGAGCATCAAAGGACCACCGGTCTTTGTACTTTGGGTTGTATCTCTTTATTGCATTCTaaagagagaaaagagaaaGAGGGGAGAGAAATCAAACTTGTAAAGTGAAGTTTTTTTTGGCTTTTGACTAATAATTTTGCCTGAAATGGCCATCCCTATCAGACACCATACCTCAACATCAGATGATGATGGGGTCTTTGAGAGATGGGACAAACTTTTAGAAATTTCATTCCATCGTGCAGTCTAAACAAATGAAGAACAATGAGAATTAGTTTATTTGCAGAAAAACATACGAAATGAGAGAGTACTTCCATCCCTTATGCAAACCTTGCCTTAATTCAATGTTCTGGTTCCCCACCTGGAAAATGCCTGACTGCATGACACTTTCAGCCGAGTAAGGCATTTTCACAAAAAAGCTATTCCATTTGGGTGGGCCGGATTGTGGTACCAACCGCTTATGTTGGAATTGATCTTCCTAGACAGAGAACggaaacagaaaataaacaaatttgtGTAACAATATACATCAACTGGTCCATCAACACATAAGCTCTGGAATGTCTTTATTGCCGTCCAGTGAATTTGCTTTTACGAGAATGGAAAGGAACAGTGATGTTTATTAACTCTCAATATGACCCCATATAGTACGTGTCCAGCTAAAGCAATGTTAAATCCTTACATTGACCAGAACTGTGTGGTACTTGCTGGAGGACAACTTATCCAGTTCCAGATGGCAAGAAGGGAGGCTCCTCAGCTCAGACAAGGGTGTGCTGCGGTAGATCTGTCTCGTCACTTCACCTCCCGTTGCCTGTCCTGACTGGGACGTGCTTTCATCACAACTGGATGACTTCCTGCGACTCTGACCCTTGTGTGTCTTGTCATCAGGGTGGAGTATATCGTTCATTTGAGAGCTGTCCTTCCGTTTGGCCACACCTGAGGGATGAGAGACTGCCCCCAAtcgatttttaattaaattaatgtgaTGAGCTTGTCAGACACAACAACAAAACCCTAACACCAATTTCAACATACAGATGCTCCTTGTTTTACGATGTGTCTGACTGATGATATTTCAACTTTATGATGGTGCGACAGGAATGCAGTCAGTAGTGATCACACTTTGAATTTTGATCTGTTTCCGGGCTATCGAAATCCGATACAATACTTTATACTGCTGCTGGGTGACAGCAGCATTCACCCAGCCGTGCTTCCAGTCTCTGTAGTGATAATGAGCATAATCATCTCATAGTGTCTCATAAAATGGCATTgttttttcagtgttttaaaatatttcacaagCCCATTATATCTAGTAAATGCTCAAGTGCGTCCTATGAATTCATATTCGACTTATATTTTCAATTTGCGACGGGTTCATTGGAACGTAACTCCATTTTAAGTCAAGGAACATCTGTACTTATTCAGATGATCTAAACCAGaagttctcaatcctgttcctggtgcccCTGTTAAATCAAATTCTGTGACCATCGAATTCTGTGACAAGATTTGGTAGCTACTATCAAATTAAGGTTACTTTTCATATATTTAATGAATGTCGTACAAAATGTATACACGAAAAATTCTGTTATTAAGTATCGTCATGGCAGTTATCAATGCCGTCGTAATTTACAcagaaatgcattataatgttttACCATGTAGCAATACAGCTAAATAGACTTAAGTTAGACAACTGTAAATGTACAAAGATCTTACTCACTGGTTTAAGACAAGCCGATGTTCGTCACGCGGCCGTGAGGGATTTTCTGAAGAGTTCCGGCCAATCACATGTAATCTTAAACGACGCGCGCCGTTCAAAACTGAAAGCGAAAGTATGCACTTCGTGGGCGGGGTGTATTATGAGCATATTTGAAGAAACCCGGAAAATGTTGCAGCTTCAGTGGAGCGCAATCTGTGGTTCTTACTGTAAAGCTCTTTTTGACGTTCCaatatttaagttttttttcaagCTCTGAACGTATATATGGGAACGGATGGAAACATAATATTCAGTTGTCAGGTCAAAGTGCCGTTTGAACAAAGTTCATAAGTTCAATAAATTGCATTGTAAAGTTGTATTTGGGAAACATACCCCAGGTCTGTAGGAAACAATAGTTTCCTTTACTCTCCACTTTGACTGGTCCCAGCTGGTCACATGAGCAGTTTGCACTCCTTATAAGAGGCCAGGATGGATGGTGTTTTGTACTTACTCCCAAGTCACATGACATTCCTGTTCCCATGGAGGCAGCCATTTTGTGATAATGCAGCATAGCATTAGCAATGTTTTACACACCCCTCCCCATTAGTTCTCCAGTATCAAAGTAAAAGGGTTGAGGAAAAAGTATGCAGTTTGCTAAAAACAATACTTACCTGGAAGATCTTCTTAGCATTATGAAAAATTTGCACTTTTCTGAACAATCAGAAGCTGTATATGATATATTTATTCTCCTAGTGGTGATACATCttattgtgttatttttgcCTCCGTAAATAAAGCACATTGTtagctttttattttctctttacATCAGTCTGGTCCACCTTCTGCTGCTGTGTTTGCAGCAAGGACATTTGCCACACCATTTGTGCTGTTTAACTGCTCCAGCTTCTATGGAAGTTTTATATTTACACAAGAACACAAATGAAACAGTGAGTGTGTGAAATTAGGTTGGTGTGTTACCCAGCTGGCTAGGACTCATGTCTGGACTGGTGCCCTGAATCACCCgacagagtaatcatatcactgcTGAGTCCCGGTCAAGGCCCTGAAGCCCAAGAACTCCATACTAATGCCACTCTGACTCCAAGCTTTGCTCCCACCCGTGTCTCACAGCAGAGTGACATGTTCtatgtgaaaaataaagaattcccatgtacttgtacaaatggtaattttattgcatttacaCCCATTTTCATTGAATTAATCTGTAACACCTTATAAGAATTTATTGGTTAAATATACTCATTCTTTAAAACAGCAAGAACAGGCTGCATATTGTCCAATACTCATACCCTTAGTGTCTTCCCAGACTAGAAAAGCATCCCGTCAATTAAGTCGAAGTACTGATCATGGTTTAGatttagacaaaaaaataaaagttcacCTAATTTACGGGAATTATTTTTTCCGTTGATAGTTTGCAAAGGCTGTGTTGCCTTAGAACTTTCTTATGGTGCAACAGCTTCATGCAGCCTCTTAGTGTTTGCTTGTCGTGTCTGCGACAGCACGTCTGATGTACCTAAAGAGGTCTTCAGGCTCTCCACTGTGACTCACAATCCTGCAGAAATTCCTGAGGAGCTCAAAGAGCCGAGCTGGAAAGAGAGCGAGACAAAATTAGCATGTGGACACTTATGTGAGGATCAGCAGTAGATGGGACCCATTGCTAGGAACCTCAAGGCTGTGGATTTCCTACGATCTTCACAACAACATAAAACATGGGAATTAACTCACCCACTGTTACATTATGATTGATGAGGAACTGGTACATCCCCAGCAGCTCCATTTCAAGGTGCTTGTTGTGGAACGTGAAGAAGGCCACGTCTCTCTGGGCCACGGCTGCAGCCATTAGCTGTATAAGACCTGCAGCAGAAGAGGGAACATGGTCAggagggagctggaagggagcaaaaatgtggactctgtgggtccctgaggaccggactgggaaacacttcCATAGAGTATGAGAACCATGGGGGTTTCATGGCTGAGctgggggttcaaatcctacactctttgtgtggagtttacatggtCGCTCCATGTGCACGTTCAGTCCAAAGCCATGTAAATAGGGTAATGAGCatgtctaaattgcccatagtgtctGTATAAATGTGCAGAATGTGATGGATGGGGATCCCATGTGTGGTGGACGTGCAGCATTGGTAAGGCTCCATTCTGACCAGGACCAGGgattggaagatagatggacgAAAGCACTGAGCTAAAGATAAACCACAATAACTAATTCAAGAGCAATAGTCTTAGAACACAGAAAGGGACATCAGCTATGTTACATCATTTAACAAGAGGAGGACCTCGGTACATTTACATTCTTCCAAAAATTACCCAATGGTTTATATTCCAGCTGCATATTCCAACAAGGCATTTTCCTGTCCTCCTAGGAGGTGACCTGCCTTACCTTTGAGTTTGGGGTCACCCTTAAAGGCACCACAGCCCCAGTTCCCAGTAGCTACAGCTGGGAGGTAATCGACAGGAATGTTCTTTTCTCCCCGGAAACCACAGTAGGCCTTCAAAAAATAACCCAAAACGCACATTAAGAAAAGCTCCTTTGCTTCTTAACCTGGTCAGAAGAAAACTCATGCAAGCAAAGTCTGAAAACACAAGAACAGCTTGAGAGCCAAAAGATCATTGGCAACATCAAACAAGATGAGTAACAAATCTAATCAGATGTTAATAGTGACCAACAAATCCAAACACTGACAAATTCTTCTTGGCATCCTAATGTACTGAACTTTTCCACTTTGTAGAGAAGATAAGATCAGAGTTGTTTCCAAGCACCCCATTGACATTGGTCACACCACAATGGTTTCCTTACCATGATTAGTCACAGTAACAGGGTGAGACCGTGCAGGCCAACCAACCTTGTTCAGCTCACGGATTACGCGTGTCATGTCGTACTGCTCCTTCTGGTGTTTGAAGTTCAATGCGTCAATGGCGACCATTTTTCTCTGCCGTCTGAGCCATTCATCCCTTTGGATAGAGATTAACATTTGTTAGTTTTTCACTTAGTCTGAAGAATCCTTTCACTTAGCACACATGCACTTTACCTTGTGGCACTGCAGATCTACGAGAAGAGCAGAGTATGTTTCTGCAAGTGGGGAAAAGCTGCATCTGCAGCAAAACTTGGGTGCAGAGGCATAAAGTCAACTGGAAATGGCAGTGACGTGTTCATGGGTTACCTCTGGCATTGGTCCACATGAAATCCCCGACAGACAAAGGTGTCGCTGAAGCCAGTATATCTGTTGTACTGCTGGAGACCTGTAGGGGGAGCCCAAATATTGTTATGGCACAGGCTATGACAAATGCGAGTGCATTTTTGCCTAAGACCAGCACTAAAACTCCAAGCTAACTGAAGCAGAACCCAGCCATTGTTTATTTGAATCAGTTGAGTAACGTCCTAGCTTGGACAAAACCGTGCTGTTCCCCTGGAACTGAAAAAATACCTAATTGATCAGTGATTAATACaaattttaaaatcatattGTTCCAAAGTTTACAAGACATTTTAAGAAGTAACAGAGCTACCAGACCAGTGTTGGGTTTCCCACTAGACTGTGGAGGTCACATTAATATGAGGTACCTCATACATACTCTTACCGGTGATCCGGAGGCACTCGTTGTTGGCCAGCCTCTCAGTAAAAAGCCTGGACACAATGAGCTCTGGGTAGCAGAGGAACAGGATCTCCTCCTGGACCAGTCCATTCCCAAGCACACCCCCTCCTACCAAGCTGCAGGCAAAGTCCACCTGCCATAAACCCGGAAACTTCAACAGCAGCTTGCATGGGTAATATTGCAGTATTACAAGAAGATACAGAATGAAGCAATATAAGCAATGTCGAGGTAATCCAACTTACCAAGTATATTTTATAGAAAAACAGTGTTAAacaagtactgtatatatataatatcatTTCAATAAACCAGAGCCAGACCTGATTGAGGAAGGAGAAGAAGATAGCAGGTACAgaatgaggcaggggacagcaaGTCTGGTTGGGTTACGTACCTGCAACATGCCCTGGCCCTTCTCCTCAATGGTGCCTTCTGAGGAGACGTGAAGCTTAGTCAGCATTTTGGATTCCCTATACAGTGCCAGAGGGCCAGCCACAAAGAGGGGACAATCGGCCGCACGTCAATGACACATTCCATCTTTTACAAGACATGCAAACAGGAAAAAATACCATAGCCACCTTTCCCATTGTGGAGCGTCACGAAGACAGCACCTCTCGAAGGTCACCAGTCCCTCGATCTCTTTTTCTGTAGGCAGAGAACAAATAGTGGGTTTTTGATAGAAAAACCATTTTGACCTCCTGTGGCTTCCTGCAAAGGATCCAACAAATGCTGGATCCAAGGTTGACTTTGCCTTTTCTATCCTGCACACCTCCAAGTTATAAGGAACAGGAAAGGAATAATGACCCATAATCCATCAGGAAGCACTTCATACAGCAGTTACCGTGATCTGATACTATCTTGAAGTAGTTGAAAATGGCTTTGAGTTTCTCCTGTTTCCTTGGTGACCAGTTCCCAAACAAGCTGTAGAGAGGGCGAAAAGAATACACCCACCACACTGAACGTGACATAAAGGGAAATGTGCACTTTACATTCCACAAATCTTCCttcatttttctctttcttAGAAAACTACTTTTCATAGCAGCAATGAATCATCATCCAATAAAGAATAGAAGAATGATGTCCCACCAAATGGCCAATGTGGGCAGGTGAACACTAACTTCATGAGATGAAGATATGGCGATTAGAATTTTTTGCACTTTGAACATTTTATATGTTTAAACAGGGACTGAAAGTTAAAATGTCTACATTGTGTACTACTAAAAATAGACTAGGCAGGAAAATACCTGAACCCATGATTGATAGTTTTGTATAAAAAGAGGCTACCTTAAATATATGTCAAAACAGCCACAGTGAACAGTGAAATGGGTGATAAACCCGCACAATTTGGTGAAAACAATGAAATATCAAAAGGTGAGGTCTCCTTATAAATAGTGGTGTACCGATGTGAGATACCAGTAACCTATGTATTTGTGTCTAATATTACCGATACCAATAACTGTCACCAGAAACTGGTCAGCTTGTGCCAGTGGTGATGCCTGCTGATCAGATTAATCTATCATGTCCAATTTGCAACATGTCTCATTTTGTCACTGAAGTAAACTTCTTTGTCTTGTTTGGGCTCAACACAATATGTGAGATATACATCTCATGGCTGTGAGATGGCAAGATGGGCTAGAAAGTGTGAGTCTCACGGGTAACACCCAGATGGGCTACAGAAGAGAACATAAACATGACCAGGTACAAAAACACCATGAGGAGGAGCAGACCTGGAGAAGTTTATGGTGGGGTAGTGGAAGTACTCTGAGTTGTGGTGGGAGGCATTGCGGTGGGGGAAGGTGCAGTAGAAGGCGTTGGCCAGCAGGCAGGCGATCTGGAGCTGGGACATCGTGATGGCGTGTTGCTGGCCGCGTCTCAGCAAGGGAATGGGCTGCCAAAGAATGATGAGGGACAAAGGTATGTTAGGCTGTCATCAGCCCCACAAAACCAGAAGAGGTGGTGATGTGGGTTCAGTACATCTTACCTTTGGGCACAGGTCCGGCAACTTGAGGGCCAGTACAGACATTTTGTGCAGAATGTAAGGCACGTCCACTTGCGCCTCAGTGGATAGTGACTGAAATGTATAGGTTAACACTTTAATGTTgaattgcattattttttataaacagATTGGTGTCAGGGGCTGCTAGGTTTATTTTAAGCATGTATTGCAGGCTAAAAATGTTCATTTGCAGCTCCTCCTTGGACAATTCGACACCTCCATCATAGTCAGCATCCTGACATGCTCTATCGCAGTCTGGTATGGTGGAATGGATTCCCTAACTAAGAAAAGACcccagccaatcatcaccaaagcCTGAAAGAACTGTGGTCCTGCACTGCCATCAACTGAACAACTATACACTCAACCTGCCAAAAGGATTACAGGGGACCTGTCACATCTTGTGCATGATCTACTTCAACTGCTTCCCTCAGGTAGGTGACTCAGATCACTAATCACCAAAACAACACAATTCAAACCAGCTTCTTCCCCAGTTCCAATCAGACTCCTCAACAACTCCCCCTACTTTTAATCAACAACAATGCAATACTTGCACCATTTCAATATTTACTTTCTCATCAGCACAGATCATTTACTTGCACATTGTAATTGCATATTGCATCACGCActgtatgtatgaatgtataTTGTCTGTATTGTACTTGCGTTTACTTCCAGTATTTGACTAAACTTGCACCAACCTCTGTACTTATCACTCACCATCTCTGCTTGTTATCTTGTATTTATGCTCTGTCCACATTACACCTAATTGTCAACTGTGACATGGTGTCTCAAACTGTTGGTAACCTTGGTCGTGAGGCAATAAAGAATCTGATTCTGAAATATGCTCTTGAACTGCTATAGTGATGATAGCTGGCAAGGACcataatttatttaatgattttttatAATTGTCTCAAAGTCAATTAGTCATTTATTACTAAATGAACACAACACGACTTGAATCACTGACCTTAAAGAAAGAATGCAGAGCATCAAAGGACCACCGGTCTTTGTACTTTGGGTTGTATCTCTTTATTGCATTCTaaagagagaaaagagaaaGAGGGGAGAGAAATCAAACTTGTAAAGTGAAGTTTTTTTTGGCTTTAGATTTAGTCTGACTAATTTTCCCTCTGAAATGTGACCAGATACTAGGAATGAGTCAGCATTGTTGAATATTTGAGAACgtgtataaaataaaagaaaaacatcaaaCAACTGAGCTATTTTAAATACTATTTACTGATCCCCAGAATTTTGCCAATATCATTCAGCCCTAGTTTCAAGGCTACTTTTCTAAGTTATCCTTTTGTAGCAATGTGTAATGTCTCATTTTGCATGGAAATACATTCATGGAG
This is a stretch of genomic DNA from Paramormyrops kingsleyae isolate MSU_618 chromosome 7, PKINGS_0.4, whole genome shotgun sequence. It encodes these proteins:
- the LOC140592061 gene encoding poly(ADP-ribose) glycohydrolase-like isoform X1; amino-acid sequence: MSDLPTGDKQNIAPGDAPADTGDPAQISGSDQYAEKERSVSHPSGAAKRNDSSQMNDILHPDDKTHKGQSRRKSSSCDESTSQSGQATGGEVTRQIYRSTPLSELRSLPSCHLELDKLSSNMYHTVLVNEDEFQHKRLVPQSGSPKWNSFFVKMPYSAESVMQSGFFQTENARWNGISKSLSHLSKTPSSSDVENAIKRYNPKYKDRWSFDALHSFFKSLSTEAQVDVPYILHKMSVLALKLPDLCPKPIPLLRRGQQHAITMSQLQIACLLANAFYCTFPHRNASHHNSEYFHYPTINFSSLFGNWSPRKQEKLKAIFNYFKIVSDHEKEIEGLVTFERCCLRDAPQWERESKMLTKLHVSSEGTIEEKGQGMLQVDFACSLVGGGVLGNGLVQEEILFLCYPELIVSRLFTERLANNECLRITGLQQYNRYTGFSDTFVCRGFHVDQCQRDEWLRRQRKMVAIDALNFKHQKEQYDMTRVIRELNKAYCGFRGEKNIPVDYLPAVATGNWGCGAFKGDPKLKGLIQLMAAAVAQRDVAFFTFHNKHLEMELLGMYQFLINHNVTVARLFELLRNFCRIVSHSGEPEDLFRYIRRAVADTTSKH
- the LOC140592061 gene encoding poly(ADP-ribose) glycohydrolase-like isoform X2 is translated as MNDILHPDDKTHKGQSRRKSSSCDESTSQSGQATGGEVTRQIYRSTPLSELRSLPSCHLELDKLSSNMYHTVLVNEDEFQHKRLVPQSGSPKWNSFFVKMPYSAESVMQSGFFQTENARWNGISKSLSHLSKTPSSSDVENAIKRYNPKYKDRWSFDALHSFFKSLSTEAQVDVPYILHKMSVLALKLPDLCPKPIPLLRRGQQHAITMSQLQIACLLANAFYCTFPHRNASHHNSEYFHYPTINFSSLFGNWSPRKQEKLKAIFNYFKIVSDHEKEIEGLVTFERCCLRDAPQWERESKMLTKLHVSSEGTIEEKGQGMLQVDFACSLVGGGVLGNGLVQEEILFLCYPELIVSRLFTERLANNECLRITGLQQYNRYTGFSDTFVCRGFHVDQCQRDEWLRRQRKMVAIDALNFKHQKEQYDMTRVIRELNKAYCGFRGEKNIPVDYLPAVATGNWGCGAFKGDPKLKGLIQLMAAAVAQRDVAFFTFHNKHLEMELLGMYQFLINHNVTVARLFELLRNFCRIVSHSGEPEDLFRYIRRAVADTTSKH
- the LOC140592061 gene encoding poly(ADP-ribose) glycohydrolase-like isoform X3, with the translated sequence MSVLALKLPDLCPKPIPLLRRGQQHAITMSQLQIACLLANAFYCTFPHRNASHHNSEYFHYPTINFSSLFGNWSPRKQEKLKAIFNYFKIVSDHEKEIEGLVTFERCCLRDAPQWERESKMLTKLHVSSEGTIEEKGQGMLQVDFACSLVGGGVLGNGLVQEEILFLCYPELIVSRLFTERLANNECLRITGLQQYNRYTGFSDTFVCRGFHVDQCQRDEWLRRQRKMVAIDALNFKHQKEQYDMTRVIRELNKAYCGFRGEKNIPVDYLPAVATGNWGCGAFKGDPKLKGLIQLMAAAVAQRDVAFFTFHNKHLEMELLGMYQFLINHNVTVARLFELLRNFCRIVSHSGEPEDLFRYIRRAVADTTSKH